A single region of the Streptomyces sp. NBC_01262 genome encodes:
- the ftsE gene encoding cell division ATP-binding protein FtsE — protein MIRFDNVTKTYPRQNRPALRDVSLEIEKGEFVFLVGSSGSGKSTFLRLILREERTDTGLVHVLGKDLARLSNWKVPQMRRQLGTVFQDFRLLPNKTVAENVAFALEVIGKPRGTIRKTVPEVLDLVGLGGKEDRMPGELSGGEQQRVAIARAFVNRPMLLIADEPTGNLDPQTSVGIMRLLDRINRTGTTVVMATHDQNIVDQMRKRVIELEKGRLVRDQSRGVYGYQH, from the coding sequence GTGATCCGATTCGACAACGTCACCAAGACCTACCCCAGGCAGAACCGTCCCGCACTTCGGGATGTCTCGCTTGAGATCGAGAAGGGTGAGTTCGTCTTCCTGGTGGGCTCCTCGGGCTCCGGGAAGTCCACCTTCCTGAGGCTGATCCTGCGCGAGGAGCGTACGGACACCGGCCTGGTGCATGTGCTGGGCAAAGACCTGGCGCGGCTGTCCAACTGGAAGGTGCCGCAGATGCGCCGCCAGTTGGGGACGGTGTTCCAGGACTTCCGGCTGCTGCCGAACAAGACGGTGGCCGAGAACGTGGCCTTCGCGCTGGAAGTGATCGGCAAGCCGCGCGGCACGATCCGCAAGACGGTCCCCGAGGTGCTGGACCTGGTGGGTCTGGGCGGCAAGGAGGACCGGATGCCGGGCGAGCTGTCCGGCGGTGAGCAGCAGCGCGTGGCGATCGCCCGGGCGTTCGTCAACCGCCCGATGCTGCTGATCGCGGACGAGCCGACCGGAAACCTGGACCCGCAGACCTCGGTCGGCATCATGCGGCTGCTGGACCGGATCAACCGCACCGGGACCACGGTGGTGATGGCCACCCACGACCAGAACATCGTCGACCAGATGCGCAAGCGCGTCATCGAGCTGGAGAAGGGACGCCTGGTGCGCGACCAGTCGCGTGGCGTCTACGGCTACCAGCACTGA
- the ftsX gene encoding permease-like cell division protein FtsX, which produces MRAQFVLSEIRVGLRRNLTMTFAVIISVALSLALAGSALLANKQVSSMKGYWYDKVQVSIFLCNKNDAKSDPNCTKGAVTDAQKAEIKSELQKLSVVETVYTESAEDAYKHYKEQFKDSPLADSLTPDQMQESFRVKLKDPTKFEVVASAFSGRPGVQEVQDQRQLLNTLFRLLNSMTYVAWAVVAFMLLIALLLIVNTVRISAFSRRRETGIMRLVGASSFYIQMPFIMEAAFAGVVGAGLASVMLLVGRYFLIDHGLALATQVPLIDFIGWGQVLSVIPLVFAAGVLIPAFAAFIALRKYLKV; this is translated from the coding sequence ATGCGCGCCCAGTTCGTGCTCTCGGAGATCCGCGTCGGTCTCCGGCGCAACCTCACCATGACCTTCGCGGTGATCATCTCCGTGGCCCTGTCACTCGCCCTGGCCGGCAGCGCGCTGCTCGCCAACAAGCAGGTGAGCTCGATGAAGGGCTACTGGTACGACAAGGTCCAGGTCTCGATCTTCCTCTGCAACAAGAACGACGCGAAGAGCGACCCGAACTGCACCAAGGGCGCGGTCACGGACGCGCAGAAGGCCGAGATCAAGTCCGAACTGCAGAAGCTCTCGGTGGTGGAGACCGTCTACACCGAGTCCGCCGAGGACGCGTACAAGCACTACAAGGAGCAGTTCAAGGACTCCCCGCTCGCCGACTCCCTCACGCCGGACCAGATGCAGGAGTCCTTCCGGGTCAAGCTCAAGGACCCGACGAAGTTCGAGGTCGTCGCGAGCGCCTTCTCCGGCCGGCCCGGCGTACAGGAGGTCCAGGACCAGCGCCAGCTGCTCAACACCCTGTTCAGGCTGCTCAACAGCATGACGTATGTCGCCTGGGCGGTCGTGGCGTTCATGCTCCTGATCGCGTTGCTGCTGATCGTGAACACCGTACGCATCTCGGCCTTCAGCCGCCGCCGGGAGACCGGGATCATGCGGCTGGTCGGCGCGTCCAGCTTCTACATCCAGATGCCGTTCATCATGGAAGCGGCCTTCGCGGGCGTGGTGGGCGCGGGCCTGGCAAGCGTGATGCTGCTGGTCGGCCGGTACTTCCTGATCGACCACGGTCTCGCTCTGGCCACTCAGGTCCCGCTGATCGACTTCATCGGCTGGGGCCAGGTCCTTTCGGTGATCCCGCTGGTCTTCGCGGCGGGCGTACTGATCCCGGCGTTCGCGGCGTTCATCGCACTGCGCAAGTACCTCAAGGTCTGA
- a CDS encoding S41 family peptidase, translating into MFRPLVSGKPRRFGRGAVLTLLFGAVLATGAATGSWGDAAPAGQRKAQPITRLAADTDEIAKAIDDGKVGPQAAEELVSRSGDRWSAFYTAQEYEGFEQSLDGRYVGVGLWVRRKESGRILVARVQKDSPAAGAGVRAGDQVQSIDGKDVTGRPVTEVVARLRGSGAAGTAVRLVLRRGDRAWGADLRRALLPAETVTVQHLAHDVTVVKIDAFTKGVGARVREAVRGNVGGVLLDLRGNSGGLVTEAVSVASAFLDGGLVATYDVHGKQRVLYADEGGDTETPLVVLVDGGTMSAAELLTGALQDRGRAVVVGTRTFGKGSVQMPSRLSDGSVAELTVGHYRLPAGRSVDGRGVEPDVAVTAGEDAQAAAREVLSGLGAPS; encoded by the coding sequence GTGTTCAGACCGTTGGTGTCCGGGAAGCCCCGCCGTTTCGGCCGCGGGGCAGTCCTGACATTGCTGTTCGGGGCCGTGCTCGCGACCGGTGCCGCCACCGGTTCCTGGGGCGACGCCGCGCCCGCCGGGCAGCGCAAGGCGCAGCCGATCACCCGGCTCGCGGCGGACACCGACGAGATCGCCAAGGCCATCGACGACGGCAAGGTCGGCCCGCAGGCGGCGGAGGAGCTGGTCAGCCGCAGCGGGGACCGCTGGTCGGCCTTCTACACGGCGCAGGAGTACGAAGGTTTCGAGCAGTCCCTCGACGGCCGGTATGTGGGCGTCGGACTGTGGGTGCGGCGCAAGGAGAGCGGCCGGATACTGGTCGCCCGCGTCCAGAAGGACAGCCCCGCGGCCGGCGCCGGCGTCAGGGCCGGCGACCAGGTGCAGAGCATCGACGGCAAGGACGTGACGGGCCGGCCCGTCACGGAGGTCGTGGCCAGGCTGCGCGGCAGCGGCGCGGCGGGCACGGCGGTACGGCTGGTGCTGCGCCGCGGGGACCGGGCCTGGGGCGCGGATCTGCGGCGGGCGCTGCTGCCGGCCGAGACGGTCACGGTGCAGCATCTCGCGCACGACGTGACGGTCGTCAAGATCGACGCCTTCACCAAGGGCGTCGGCGCCCGGGTCCGCGAGGCCGTCCGCGGCAACGTGGGCGGAGTCCTGCTGGACCTGCGCGGCAACTCCGGCGGGCTGGTGACCGAGGCCGTGAGCGTGGCCTCCGCCTTCCTGGACGGCGGGCTGGTGGCCACGTACGACGTCCACGGCAAGCAGCGGGTGCTGTACGCCGACGAGGGCGGCGACACCGAGACGCCGCTGGTCGTCCTGGTCGACGGCGGCACCATGAGCGCCGCCGAGCTGCTGACCGGGGCCCTGCAGGACCGGGGGCGGGCGGTGGTGGTCGGGACCCGCACCTTCGGCAAGGGGTCGGTGCAGATGCCGAGCCGGCTCTCCGACGGATCGGTCGCCGAGCTCACCGTCGGGCACTACCGGCTGCCCGCCGGGCGGTCGGTCGACGGGCGCGGGGTCGAGCCGGATGTCGCGGTCACGGCGGGCGAGGACGCACAGGCGGCAGCCCGTGAAGTATTGAGTGGCCTCGGGGCCCCGTCGTAG
- the smpB gene encoding SsrA-binding protein SmpB, giving the protein MAKETGRKLIAQNKKARHDYHIMDTFEAGLVLTGTEVKSLRQGRASLVDGFGQLDGGEAWLHNVHIPEYTQGTWTNHTARRKRKLLLHRAEIEKLVQKTQESGHTIVPLALYFKDGRAKVEIALAKGKKEYDKRQTLREKQDRRETDRAISAVKRRERGR; this is encoded by the coding sequence ATGGCTAAAGAGACAGGTCGCAAGCTGATCGCGCAGAACAAGAAGGCGCGGCACGATTACCACATCATGGACACCTTCGAGGCCGGTCTGGTACTGACCGGCACGGAGGTCAAGTCGCTGCGCCAGGGCCGTGCCTCCCTGGTGGACGGCTTCGGGCAGCTGGACGGCGGGGAGGCGTGGCTGCACAACGTCCACATCCCCGAGTACACGCAGGGGACCTGGACCAATCACACCGCGCGGCGCAAGCGCAAGCTGCTGCTGCACCGGGCGGAGATCGAGAAGCTGGTCCAGAAGACCCAGGAGAGCGGTCACACCATCGTGCCGCTGGCCCTGTACTTCAAGGACGGGCGGGCGAAGGTCGAGATCGCCCTCGCGAAGGGCAAGAAGGAGTACGACAAGCGGCAGACCCTGCGGGAGAAGCAGGACCGCCGGGAGACCGACCGCGCGATCTCGGCCGTTAAACGACGTGAGCGCGGGCGCTGA
- a CDS encoding helix-turn-helix domain-containing protein, which translates to MRERLDRQGWSYGEVARRGGIPRSTVHHLATTERLVRMPQPATLEGLSRGLDLPLDALRRAAAEACGINVYADAKEPASPTSPADPEVDLLIASVQKLSSDDRRHVAALVESLLERAPETD; encoded by the coding sequence ATGAGAGAGCGGCTGGACCGGCAGGGCTGGTCCTACGGCGAGGTCGCCCGGCGCGGCGGCATCCCGCGCTCCACCGTCCACCATCTCGCCACCACCGAACGCCTGGTCCGCATGCCCCAGCCGGCCACCCTCGAAGGCCTGTCCCGCGGCCTCGACCTGCCCCTGGACGCGCTGCGGCGGGCCGCCGCCGAGGCCTGCGGCATCAATGTGTACGCGGACGCCAAGGAGCCCGCCTCGCCGACGTCGCCGGCGGACCCCGAGGTGGACCTGCTCATCGCCAGTGTCCAGAAGCTGTCGTCCGACGACCGGCGGCATGTCGCCGCGCTCGTGGAATCCCTGCTGGAGCGCGCACCCGAAACGGACTGA
- a CDS encoding nitrate/nitrite transporter → MSAATATRKGARWIEQWDPEDEQFWENGGKQTANRNLVFSVLSEHIGFSIWSLWSVMVLFMGPEYGIDPAGKFFLVATATAVGALVRVPYTFAVARFGGRNWTIVSALLLLLPTVAAAIVMEPGTSYTTFMLVAALTGVGGGNFASSMTNINSFFPLRKKGWALGLNAGGGNIGVPVVQLVGLLIIGTAGATHPRILLSVYIPLIVIAAALSALKMDNLAPVKNDTGAAKEAVKDAHTWIMSFLYIGTFGSFIGYSFAFGLVLQNQFARTPLQAASITFIGPLLGSLIRPVGGRLADRFGGARITLWNFLAMAAATGVIIIASTQKSLPLFTTAFIALFVLTGLGNGSTYKMIPGIYAAKALAKGLEGEEAASYGRRLSGASMGLIGAVGALGGVGINFAFRQSFLTEHTGTPAFVSFLAFYAVCFALTWAVYLRGQAVAPAEPVQAEAKPQLGYAQV, encoded by the coding sequence ATGAGTGCCGCGACCGCTACACGCAAGGGGGCTCGCTGGATCGAGCAGTGGGACCCGGAGGACGAGCAGTTCTGGGAGAACGGCGGAAAGCAGACCGCCAACCGGAACCTGGTCTTCTCGGTCCTGTCCGAGCACATCGGATTCTCGATCTGGAGCCTGTGGTCCGTCATGGTCCTGTTCATGGGACCGGAGTACGGAATCGACCCGGCGGGGAAGTTCTTCCTGGTGGCCACCGCGACCGCGGTGGGCGCGCTGGTCCGGGTCCCGTACACCTTCGCCGTGGCGCGCTTCGGCGGGCGCAACTGGACGATCGTCAGCGCACTGCTGCTCCTGCTGCCCACGGTGGCGGCGGCGATCGTGATGGAGCCGGGCACGTCGTACACGACGTTCATGCTGGTGGCGGCGCTGACCGGGGTGGGCGGCGGTAACTTCGCCTCGTCCATGACCAACATCAACTCCTTCTTCCCGCTGCGGAAGAAGGGCTGGGCGCTCGGCCTCAACGCGGGCGGCGGCAACATCGGTGTGCCGGTGGTGCAGCTGGTCGGCCTGCTGATCATCGGGACGGCCGGGGCGACCCACCCGCGGATCCTCCTGAGTGTCTACATCCCGCTGATCGTCATCGCGGCCGCCCTGTCCGCGCTGAAGATGGACAATCTGGCGCCCGTGAAGAACGACACCGGCGCGGCGAAGGAAGCGGTGAAGGACGCGCACACCTGGATCATGTCCTTCCTGTACATCGGCACCTTCGGGTCGTTCATCGGCTACAGCTTCGCCTTCGGGCTCGTCCTGCAGAACCAGTTCGCCCGCACCCCGCTGCAGGCGGCCTCGATCACCTTCATCGGCCCGCTCCTCGGCTCGCTCATCCGCCCGGTCGGCGGCCGGCTGGCCGACCGCTTCGGCGGCGCGAGGATCACGCTGTGGAACTTCCTGGCCATGGCGGCGGCCACCGGCGTCATCATCATCGCCTCCACCCAGAAGTCGCTGCCGCTGTTCACGACGGCCTTCATCGCGCTCTTCGTGCTCACCGGGCTCGGCAACGGCTCCACGTACAAGATGATCCCCGGCATCTACGCCGCCAAGGCCCTCGCCAAGGGCCTGGAGGGCGAGGAGGCGGCCTCCTACGGGCGGCGGCTGTCGGGCGCCTCGATGGGGCTGATCGGCGCGGTCGGCGCGCTCGGCGGCGTCGGGATCAACTTCGCCTTCCGGCAGTCCTTCCTCACCGAGCACACCGGGACACCGGCCTTCGTGTCCTTCCTCGCCTTTTACGCGGTGTGCTTCGCACTGACCTGGGCCGTATACCTGCGGGGCCAGGCGGTGGCGCCGGCGGAGCCGGTCCAGGCCGAGGCGAAGCCGCAGCTGGGCTACGCGCAGGTGTAG
- a CDS encoding uroporphyrinogen-III synthase, whose translation MQDEQQPAVLPLAGFTVGVTAARRADELAVLLERRGAAVLRAPALRIVPLPDDTELMAATKRLLDLCPDIVIATTAIGFRGWIEAADGWGLGEALLERLRGVELLARGPKVRGAIRAAGLREAWSPASESMAEVLDRLLEQGVEGRRIGVQLHGEPLPGFIEALKEAGADIVGVPVYRWMPPEDIAPVDRMLDAIAARSLDCVSFTSAPAAASLLDRAERRGILTEVLDALRHDVLAACVGPVTALPLEAHDVPTYQPERFRLGPLVQLVCAELPGRVRPLPVAGHRVEIRGHAVVVDGELRAVPPAGMALLRALARRPGWVVPRSDLLRVLPGAGRDEHAVETAMTRLRTALGAPKLIHTVVKRGYRLALDPSADAKYASA comes from the coding sequence ATGCAAGACGAACAGCAGCCCGCCGTGCTGCCCCTGGCCGGATTCACGGTCGGGGTCACCGCGGCCCGGCGGGCCGATGAGCTGGCCGTGCTGCTGGAACGGCGGGGCGCGGCCGTGCTGCGGGCACCGGCCCTGCGGATCGTGCCGCTGCCGGACGACACCGAGCTGATGGCCGCCACCAAGCGGCTGCTCGACCTGTGCCCGGACATCGTCATCGCCACCACCGCGATCGGCTTCCGCGGCTGGATCGAGGCGGCGGACGGCTGGGGCCTGGGCGAGGCGCTGCTGGAGCGGCTGCGCGGCGTCGAGCTGCTCGCCCGCGGCCCCAAGGTGCGCGGCGCGATCCGCGCGGCCGGGCTCAGGGAGGCCTGGTCGCCGGCCTCGGAATCCATGGCCGAGGTGCTGGACCGGCTGCTGGAGCAGGGCGTCGAGGGCCGGCGGATCGGCGTCCAGCTGCACGGCGAGCCGCTGCCCGGCTTCATCGAGGCGCTCAAGGAGGCGGGCGCGGACATCGTCGGCGTCCCCGTCTACCGCTGGATGCCCCCGGAGGACATCGCGCCGGTCGACCGCATGCTCGACGCGATCGCCGCCCGCTCGCTGGACTGCGTCAGCTTCACCAGCGCCCCCGCCGCGGCCTCCCTGCTCGACCGGGCCGAGCGCCGCGGCATCCTCACGGAGGTACTGGACGCCCTGCGGCACGATGTGCTGGCAGCGTGCGTCGGGCCGGTCACCGCGCTTCCGCTGGAGGCCCACGACGTGCCCACCTACCAGCCCGAACGCTTCCGCCTCGGCCCGCTCGTCCAGCTGGTCTGCGCCGAGCTCCCCGGGCGCGTACGCCCCCTGCCCGTCGCCGGGCACCGCGTGGAGATCCGCGGCCACGCCGTCGTCGTCGACGGCGAGCTGCGCGCCGTGCCGCCGGCCGGCATGGCCCTGCTCCGGGCGCTGGCCCGCCGCCCCGGCTGGGTCGTCCCCCGCTCCGACCTGCTGCGCGTCCTGCCCGGCGCGGGGCGCGACGAACACGCCGTGGAGACCGCCATGACCCGGCTGCGTACGGCGCTGGGCGCGCCCAAGCTGATCCACACCGTCGTCAAGCGCGGATACCGGCTCGCACTGGACCCCTCGGCCGACGCGAAGTACGCCTCCGCGTAG
- a CDS encoding HelD family protein: protein MAAQTASPDGVGVGVRDREISVEQTHLDRVYDRLEEKIHEAEFLVGDAQKRGQVGTPGALAERDAQVFQAGLHLNRLNAEFEDFLFGRIDLLRGKDGKKGPDGAYISVEPAEDAVGDDNRAVIAETLHIGRIGVLDADYSPLVIDWRAPAAAPFYRSTPVAPGRVVRRRVIRSRGRKVLGVEDDLLRPELVTDLPVVGDGALMAALGQARSHTMRDIVASIQAEQDVVIRAPAASVTEVTGGPGTGKTAVALHRAAYLLYQDRRRYAGGILVVSPTPLLVAYTEGVLPSLGEEGQVAIRAVGSLVDGAEADTYDDPAVARIKGSLRMLRVLRNVARGVLDGPAAPTRLRVVAYGARLELDEQELSNIRHNVLSGTAPVNLLRPRARRLLLDALWRKTGRRLPDDPELAAEERQGFDEDVATEQVFLDFLASWWPILTPRGVLAALADERQLGRWARRVLTPPEVRRVARSLRRLDSATGIGPLSVHDVALLDELEALLGPPPKVKTREADPMDQLTGLEEVTTFADRMAGGRRSRQERLDAERTEYAHVIVDEAQDLTPMQWRMVGRRGRTATWTIVGDPAQSSWTDPDEAALARDEALGARSRRRFTLTVNYRNPAEIADLAAKVLALAMPGMESPRAVRSTGVVPRFAVSGGDLGAAVRAEAERLLADVDGTVGVVVAMGRRAEARRWLAGLGERVVALGSLEAKGLEYDATIVVSPAEIADESPAGLRVLYVALTRATQRLTVLSGERDRADGDGVPDLLRG from the coding sequence GTGGCAGCGCAGACCGCTTCACCCGATGGGGTGGGGGTTGGCGTCCGGGACCGCGAGATCTCGGTCGAACAGACACATCTGGACCGGGTCTACGACCGGCTCGAAGAGAAGATCCACGAGGCTGAGTTCCTCGTCGGCGACGCACAGAAACGAGGCCAGGTCGGCACTCCAGGCGCACTCGCCGAGCGCGACGCGCAGGTGTTCCAGGCGGGGCTCCATCTCAACCGGCTCAACGCCGAGTTCGAGGACTTCCTCTTCGGGCGGATCGACCTGCTGCGCGGCAAGGACGGCAAGAAGGGCCCGGACGGGGCGTACATCTCCGTCGAGCCCGCCGAGGACGCCGTCGGCGACGACAACCGCGCCGTGATCGCCGAGACCCTGCACATCGGCCGCATCGGCGTCCTGGACGCCGACTACTCCCCGCTCGTCATCGACTGGCGGGCCCCGGCCGCCGCGCCCTTCTACCGCTCCACGCCGGTCGCCCCCGGCCGCGTCGTGCGCCGCCGCGTCATCCGTTCGCGCGGGCGCAAGGTGCTCGGCGTCGAGGACGACCTGCTGCGTCCCGAGCTGGTCACCGATCTGCCGGTGGTCGGGGACGGCGCGCTCATGGCCGCGCTCGGCCAGGCCCGCAGCCACACCATGCGCGACATCGTCGCCAGCATCCAGGCCGAGCAGGACGTCGTCATCCGCGCCCCCGCAGCCTCGGTCACCGAGGTCACCGGCGGCCCGGGCACCGGCAAGACCGCCGTCGCCCTGCACCGCGCCGCGTACCTGCTCTACCAGGACCGCCGCCGCTACGCCGGCGGCATCCTCGTCGTCAGCCCGACGCCGCTGCTCGTCGCCTATACGGAGGGTGTTCTGCCCTCCCTCGGCGAGGAGGGCCAGGTCGCGATCCGCGCCGTCGGCTCCCTCGTGGACGGCGCCGAGGCCGACACGTACGACGACCCGGCCGTCGCCCGCATCAAGGGCTCGCTGCGCATGCTGCGCGTCCTGCGCAACGTCGCCCGCGGCGTCCTGGACGGCCCCGCCGCCCCGACCCGCCTGCGCGTGGTGGCGTACGGGGCGCGCCTGGAGCTCGACGAGCAGGAGCTGTCGAACATCCGGCACAACGTCCTCAGCGGCACCGCGCCGGTGAACCTGCTGCGCCCGCGCGCCCGACGGCTGCTCCTGGACGCCCTGTGGCGCAAGACCGGACGGCGGCTGCCGGACGACCCGGAGCTGGCCGCCGAGGAGCGGCAGGGCTTCGACGAGGACGTCGCCACGGAGCAGGTCTTCCTGGACTTCCTGGCCTCGTGGTGGCCGATCCTCACCCCGCGCGGGGTGCTCGCAGCCCTCGCCGACGAGCGGCAGCTCGGGCGGTGGGCGCGGCGGGTCCTGACGCCGCCGGAGGTGCGGCGGGTCGCGCGCTCGCTGCGCAGGCTGGATTCCGCGACCGGCATCGGGCCGCTGTCCGTGCACGACGTCGCGCTGCTGGACGAGCTGGAGGCGCTGCTCGGCCCGCCGCCCAAGGTCAAGACACGGGAAGCGGATCCCATGGACCAGCTCACCGGGCTGGAGGAGGTCACCACCTTCGCCGACCGCATGGCCGGCGGCCGCCGCTCCCGCCAGGAACGGCTGGACGCCGAGCGCACCGAGTACGCGCATGTCATCGTCGACGAGGCCCAGGACCTCACCCCCATGCAGTGGCGCATGGTCGGCCGCCGCGGCCGCACCGCCACCTGGACCATCGTCGGCGACCCCGCCCAGTCCTCCTGGACGGACCCCGACGAGGCCGCCCTCGCCCGCGACGAGGCGCTCGGCGCGCGCTCGCGCCGCCGCTTCACCCTCACCGTCAACTACCGCAACCCCGCCGAGATCGCCGACCTCGCCGCCAAGGTCCTCGCCCTCGCCATGCCCGGCATGGAGTCCCCGCGCGCGGTCCGCTCCACCGGTGTCGTCCCCCGCTTCGCCGTGTCCGGCGGCGACTTGGGCGCCGCCGTCCGCGCCGAGGCGGAAAGGCTGCTCGCCGATGTCGACGGCACGGTCGGCGTCGTCGTCGCCATGGGCCGCCGCGCGGAGGCGCGGCGCTGGCTGGCCGGGCTCGGCGAGCGTGTCGTGGCCCTGGGGAGCCTTGAGGCCAAGGGCCTTGAGTACGACGCGACGATCGTGGTGTCCCCGGCCGAGATCGCCGACGAGTCGCCGGCCGGACTGCGCGTGCTCTACGTGGCGCTGACCAGGGCCACCCAGCGGCTGACCGTGCTGTCCGGTGAGCGCGACCGGGCCGACGGGGACGGTGTCCCGGACCTGTTGCGCGGCTGA
- a CDS encoding NAD-dependent malic enzyme: MATAPSVSYSITVRLEVPASGSAVSQLTTAVESSGGAVHGLDVTASGHEKLRIDVTIAASSTEHAAEIVEKLRGIEDIVVDKVSDRTFLMHLGGKIEMQSKHPIRNRDDLSMIYTPGVARVCMAIADNPEDARRLTIKRNSVAVVTDGSAVLGLGNIGPMAALPVMEGKAALFKRFAGIDAWPLCLDTQDSDEIVAIVKAIAPGFAGINLEDISAPRCFEIEARLREALDIPVFHDDQHGTAIVVLAALTNALRVVGKKIGDVRVVMSGAGAAGTAILKLLQAAGVKHAVVADIHGVVAADRADLVDADPGSPLRWVADNTNPEGITGTLKQAVRGADVFIGVSAPNVLNGEDVAAMAEGAIVFALANPDPEVEPGIARETAAVVATGRSDFPNQINNVLVFPGVFRGLLDAQSRTVNTEMMLAAARALAGVVGEDELNPNYIIPSVFNDKVAGAVAGAVREAAKAQGASVVG, from the coding sequence ATGGCAACGGCGCCCAGCGTTTCGTACTCGATCACGGTGCGACTGGAGGTGCCCGCGAGTGGTTCCGCGGTCAGCCAGCTCACCACCGCAGTGGAATCCTCCGGCGGGGCGGTCCACGGCCTCGACGTGACGGCGTCCGGGCACGAGAAGCTCCGGATCGATGTGACGATCGCGGCGAGCAGCACCGAGCACGCCGCCGAGATCGTGGAGAAGCTCCGCGGCATCGAGGACATCGTCGTCGACAAGGTCTCGGACCGTACGTTCCTGATGCACCTCGGCGGCAAGATCGAGATGCAGTCCAAGCACCCGATCCGCAACCGTGACGACCTGTCGATGATCTACACGCCGGGCGTGGCCCGGGTCTGCATGGCGATCGCGGACAACCCCGAGGACGCCCGCCGGCTCACCATCAAGCGCAACAGCGTCGCGGTCGTCACCGACGGCTCGGCCGTCCTGGGCCTGGGCAACATCGGGCCGATGGCCGCGCTGCCCGTCATGGAGGGCAAGGCGGCGCTGTTCAAGCGGTTCGCCGGGATCGACGCGTGGCCGCTGTGCCTGGACACCCAGGACAGCGACGAGATCGTGGCGATCGTCAAGGCGATCGCCCCCGGGTTCGCGGGCATCAACCTGGAGGACATCTCGGCGCCGCGGTGCTTCGAGATCGAGGCGCGGCTGCGCGAGGCCCTGGACATCCCGGTGTTCCACGACGACCAGCACGGCACCGCGATCGTGGTGCTGGCGGCGCTGACCAACGCGCTGCGGGTCGTGGGCAAGAAGATCGGTGACGTACGGGTCGTCATGTCCGGTGCGGGCGCGGCCGGTACGGCGATCCTCAAGCTGCTGCAGGCCGCCGGCGTGAAGCACGCCGTGGTGGCCGACATCCACGGCGTCGTGGCCGCCGACCGAGCGGACCTGGTGGACGCCGACCCGGGGTCGCCGCTGCGCTGGGTCGCGGACAACACCAACCCCGAGGGCATCACGGGCACGCTCAAGCAAGCGGTGCGCGGCGCCGACGTGTTCATCGGGGTGTCCGCCCCCAACGTCCTGAACGGGGAGGACGTGGCGGCGATGGCGGAGGGCGCGATCGTGTTCGCGCTGGCCAACCCCGACCCCGAGGTGGAGCCGGGCATCGCCCGGGAGACCGCCGCGGTGGTCGCGACCGGCCGCTCCGACTTCCCGAACCAGATCAACAACGTACTGGTCTTCCCGGGTGTCTTCCGGGGCCTGCTCGACGCCCAGAGCCGCACGGTCAACACCGAGATGATGCTGGCCGCCGCGCGCGCCCTGGCGGGGGTCGTCGGCGAGGACGAACTCAACCCCAACTACATTATTCCCAGCGTCTTCAACGACAAGGTCGCGGGCGCCGTGGCCGGAGCGGTACGTGAGGCCGCCAAGGCACAGGGCGCGAGCGTCGTGGGATGA
- a CDS encoding HU family DNA-binding protein, which translates to MNRSELVAALSERAEVTRKDADAVLGAFAEIVGEIVSKGDEKVTIPGFLTFERTHRAARTARNPQTGDPIQIPAGYSVKVSAGSKLKEAAKGK; encoded by the coding sequence ATGAACCGCAGTGAGCTGGTTGCTGCTCTGTCCGAGCGCGCAGAGGTGACCCGCAAGGACGCCGACGCTGTCCTCGGCGCTTTCGCCGAGATCGTCGGCGAGATCGTCTCCAAGGGCGACGAGAAGGTCACCATCCCCGGCTTCCTGACCTTCGAGCGCACCCACCGTGCCGCTCGCACCGCCCGGAACCCGCAGACCGGTGACCCGATCCAGATCCCCGCGGGCTACAGCGTCAAGGTCTCCGCGGGCTCCAAGCTCAAGGAAGCCGCCAAGGGCAAGTAG